The Barnesiella intestinihominis YIT 11860 DNA window CCCGATAAGTCATCGAGTCGATAGAAGATTGCAATGCCGCCAAGTCTTTTCCTATGTATTGGTTCTGCATGATACCATCGTCCATTCGGTTGAAATTGGCATCGAATGCAATCATAATCTCCTTCAACGAGAAGGTCTCCCGTCGATAGGGAATATTGCTGGTGCTCGTCCTTTGGTCCCTGAGATTTTCAAAAGATTCCCCGCTATATAACGTTAAGAAAAGATGTTCCTTATCATCGGTCATTTTCAATTTCCCGGAATCGGCTAAAATAATCATGGCATTATCGAATCCGGCCGACATATCATAAATCATGACATCATAGAGCATACCCGTTTTATGATCTTTCTTTTTCACATAAAGGTTATACCCGCTAATCTGATCATAAAATACACCCTCGGGAATATCGAGTTCGGGAGATTTTTGCCGCATGGAATAAAGCAATGTCCACATCTTTACCTGAGATTTCGGCAAAACATTATTCTGGAAAAAGAAAGCCCCGATAGCGACAAATATAAGAAAAATAACCAACGGCCGCATGATTTGGAGCAAAGAAATACCCGCCGCCTTTATCGCTAATAATTCCAATCGTTCTCCCAAATTACCGAAAGTCATCAACGACGCTAACAAAATAGCCAACGGCAAAGCCATAGGAACCATTGTCACAGCGGCATAGAAAAACAACTCGGCCAATACGGACATTTCCAATCCCTTCCCCACCATCTCATCGACATACCTCCACAGGAATTGCATCAACACGATGAAAAGGCAGATGAAGAATGTCATCAGAAACAGGGGCAAGAAACTTTTCAGAATAAACCTGTATAGTCGTTTGATATAGAACATTCTTTCGCCGGTTATCAGAATGCAAAAGTAGCGCAAAAAAATGAATTTCCGAACAGCCGATAACGATTATTGCGGAAGAACGCTAAATTAAAACTTCCCCTTCAACTTCTTCAAGAAAAGTCATACACCCAATTTACGACGGAGTGTCTCTATCTGGTGGTCCCATAAACCACGGCTGTCCGCCATCTCGTCGGGATATGCGAAATCGGTAATAACCAGCATAGTCGCCCCGGTTAATTCCGAAGAAGATATGCGAAGTTCAAAAAAACTTTTCTCATCTTCATCGTCCGACCAATGAAACCGAATATAACTCCCGCTACGCACAGCTATCTGATGAGCCTGCTGAGAAGACTTATTCCAAAAAAAAGTAAATAATTTCTCTTCGTTTTGCACATCGTCGGCAAACCAATCGGCCAATCCATTCTTCGTTCCTATATACGACCACAACAAAGTTGGAGAAACACTTTTTAAATCATACTCTACAATAAACTTTTCCTTATTCATAAATCTCTCAATATTATAGTATTTCCCGCTTAATTTCGATTAAAGTTCTTTCTTTTTCGGGGCTAATATATAGATATTATTTTTATCTTACATAGCAAAACAAGAAAAAATAAATATAAAAAGAAAATTCGGGATATTTTTATATAATATTTACCCTAAATTGCAATCTTGATATTACATTTTATTACTACATTTGCAATGTCTAAATAACACATAAACCAATCCGACTATGAATTTAATGGAACGAATGGTAGAACAAGCCCGAGCAAACAAACAGCGTATTGTTTTACCCGAAGGAACGGAAGAACGTACTTTACAAGCAGCCGACCGAATATTGGCCGACAACATCGCCGATATTATACTCATCGGGGAACCGTCTGAAATTATGGAACTTGCCGATCGGTACAAGCTAAAACACATCGACAAGGCGACTCTGGTAAATCCTGCAAACCACGAAAAAAAAGAAACATATACTCAACTTCTATATGAACTAAGAAAAGCCAAAGGCGTAACCCTCGAAAAAGCAGAAAAGATGGTCGAAGACCCTCTTTTCCTCGGTTGCCTCATGATTAAAAACGGAGATGCCGACGGCGAAGTTGCCGGAGCTCGTAACACGACAGGTAATGTGTTACGGTCGGCTTTTCAAATTATCAAAACCGCTCCCGGCGTAAAGGTCGTTTCGGGAGCATTCCTCATGTTTGTCCCCGATCGTTCATACGGAGAAGACGGATTGATGGTTTTCGCCGATTGTGCCGTATTACCCAACCCGACAGCTTCGGAACTCGCCCAAATAGCTGTATCCACTGCAAAAACAGCCCGAGATATCGCTAACATCGATCCACGTATCGCCATGTTGAGTTTCTCGTCAAAAGGCAGTGCCAGCCATGAAATGGTCGATAAAGTAGTGGAGGCTACCCGACTGGCCAAAGAGATGGAACCTTCTCTAAAAATCGATGGAGAGTTGCAAACCGACGCAGCGATTGTTCCTGCCGTAGGAGCAAGCAAAGCTCCGGGTAGCGAGATTGCCGGACATGCGAATGTACTGGTATTTCCTTCGCTCGAAGTAGGCAACATCGCTTATAAACTGGTTCAAAGGTTGGCTCATGCCGAAGCCGTGGGTCCTATTCTTCAAGGAATCGCCGCACCGGTCAACGATCTTTCCAGAGGTTGTTCGGTCGATGATATCTATAAAATGATAGCCATTACTTGTAATCAAGCCATCAGTTTGAAAAAATAACCTTAATGCATGCCTTATGAAAATATTAGTATTAAATTGCGGTAGCTCGTCGGTAAAATACAAATTATTCGACATCGACTCCAAGTCCGTATTGGCACAAG harbors:
- a CDS encoding START-like domain-containing protein; protein product: MNKEKFIVEYDLKSVSPTLLWSYIGTKNGLADWFADDVQNEEKLFTFFWNKSSQQAHQIAVRSGSYIRFHWSDDEDEKSFFELRISSSELTGATMLVITDFAYPDEMADSRGLWDHQIETLRRKLGV
- the pta gene encoding phosphate acetyltransferase, with the translated sequence MNLMERMVEQARANKQRIVLPEGTEERTLQAADRILADNIADIILIGEPSEIMELADRYKLKHIDKATLVNPANHEKKETYTQLLYELRKAKGVTLEKAEKMVEDPLFLGCLMIKNGDADGEVAGARNTTGNVLRSAFQIIKTAPGVKVVSGAFLMFVPDRSYGEDGLMVFADCAVLPNPTASELAQIAVSTAKTARDIANIDPRIAMLSFSSKGSASHEMVDKVVEATRLAKEMEPSLKIDGELQTDAAIVPAVGASKAPGSEIAGHANVLVFPSLEVGNIAYKLVQRLAHAEAVGPILQGIAAPVNDLSRGCSVDDIYKMIAITCNQAISLKK